CTCCATTTCTAACGGTACCTTATTTGTAGAAACTGTGAATCACCGAAAATGAAGCAGCAAATACAAGTAATTTGCTCTcaggaaattaaataatatctcaAATTTAAATGTGACGCaacttttgaaattataaatacgcaatatttgatattaaaattttaaaaatgcacTAAGGAAAATTTGTtctgggtttttttttattaaatgttattaaatttctgTTTTCCGCAAGAggtaaaattttacattgaaaataaaaatatttatcaacaatttttataccctgtatttatgaaatatatatcaaggtatattaattttagtttcaagtttttaacgattagaaatattgatgatacgaacaaaattaagtataggtgttaataaaattaccgaattagtccatttccgtatgtccgTCCgtacgtctgtctgtcaacacgatagctaaAAAACAataagagatatcaaactgaaatttatacagcgtgcgcaggacgtaaaaagtgagtttgagttcataaatgagcaacataattCCATTGGGTCTTatttccgtaggacccatcttgaaaccgaaaaagatagaataaaaatttaagtgaaaaaaaataaacaacttttgtttgaaacattttttcgtaaagatcaTTGTGTGCTGGTTACGTTATATCCCATTTGCTGTGATTACATTGATTGCTTAATCCTTTTTCACTCACAAATAATTGTCAATAAAGTAAATCTCATACTTACCGACTTCATTCAATTATGCACCAACAGATGACATTTATGCATGCCTTACTGTTCACGAGATGATCCCttataaaaacgaaaacataGACGTATTCACGAAACTTTGCAAAAAACACTCATTCTTTCGtacattcttttaattaattaattatattataattttaataatggcTTCAATGACCCTATTCGTCAATTttaagcattaaagattttccAAACTCCCTTATAGAGAAAATGCTGCTTATGAGACTTGTACTAATAAATTGGggctagaaaattattatattttatttattataaaaatatacaatttaaatatttataaaattaagtaacaatttaatttaatgatctaaatttttaatgtttaattccTGGAGCTTCGAGGAGGGGAGATCTGACTTCCATGTTTACTCCCATAATTATGGTACTGATAGTAAATTCCTCTTTCTTCTCTTCTTTGTCCAAATCTTGTTGTTTACtagttccatacatgtaatacAATAATGCTACCCCAACAAATATcgtgtatgaaaatttattaaaagtgtactgaaattaaaaagaaaattgattagaacttgaaatataaaattaaattgtgtacTAAGTGTTATGGCAGGGAGATAAGTGACagcaagggaggtgaaggctatcAGGCCTtgtacagaatttttttttagaaataataatccCTAGGGTTGTGTGTGCATTACTTTTAAGTGTTCTACACTTAGTCCTCGAATTTGTATACTTactctatttataaaatgtataatttgataaatttcaatattcaaataatgATCCAACATATAAACCATGTCCACTTCTATTAGCATGTTCGTCAAAGCAATTGTAATTCCAGCATATTGTCCAGCGATGTCCAAATGATTTGCAAATAATCCAACAAAtggtaaacaataaataattagtgCGCTATACGATATTATCGAGTCCCATATCGATGGACCCCAGCCAAAATATGGTTCTATTAAAATTACGAGGACACTCAGTATCAAACCACcgcatatataaatttttcttaaatttgttgttgaaattgatttttttcgtaaaagtaAATCAGCCACGTAACTGATTACAAGAATTATTAAcaacttattgaaaaaataagagttaacaaaaaaaattaaatgcccTACATGCGATAACATTGGTCTTGTTAAGCTATGCACAAAATTAACAAGAATCAGCGTAAATATTggcatgttgaaaaatatttttttccaaggtATAGATGGCATTgttgtttcatgttttatggtaatattttgttgtaaatatgtTAATTCTTGCTCGGTTATACTTGGATGTTGAGAGGGATGTTCGAATGCAACCCAATGCCAtgcaaaaaaccaaaatattcccaaaaaaccataaacatttaaaatattttccaaattaaataaaccacttgttgatattaaattaaaaataaccccACTTGAAATTAATCCTGTGCATCCTATTGCCATTAATGTTGAACGTTCTAACGGTGGTGTCCAATATCGCCATATTGAATAAAATGACGGGCTTGCTGCTCCCTGCAAATCCATGAGAGAGGAATTAATTTGTAACTCTTACTCTATGCAAATTAGGCTTATTTTATTTCGAGAAAAGAgttctgaaaatatttattgctaaAAAAGTACCTTTTGAACGTGTAGAATGACAAGATTAGTgcaatctttcaaaaaattaggaAAAGATCCCCAAAATTATCTTCCTTACTTTTGTGTATGCTaaaaagatagaacaaaatttaaaatacctcATACTTCTTACATACATAGaaataaaatgagtatttttGACGGGAAGTTTTATCTAATTTCAGGACgcgatttaaaaattacattatttagatAACTTTCTTAATGTCGGACTTAAGTGATGTCGAATAAAAAGGCCGCATCTTGCTAGCATGTATAGAAATAAGAAGGATAACTTTGGGGGTAATCTCTCCTTATTTTCAGAGGAGTCGAGAGtacggtttttttgtttttcattctaGATTTTAAAAAGGCACACTTCACAACTCTGatttcttgataaaattatatttagtttgaatTATACCGGGGATATCAGAATAAATGTTCAATAATTTAGGGGGTGATAAGGTACACGTAGGCATGAAGAACATTGTACCCTGAAACGCTGCCAGAGCTatattcttcttcttcttcttcttatcTCCGACAATCTGTTTTAgagcaaaactttaaataacaaaaatgtttctcgtaaaaataaaaacaagtttggCACCGGATTAAGCAGATGACACggtatgaaaaatttctttagacACATTTTGCTTACACCCAAATGCTTGTTTTGGTGTAACCTACCCCCATAGACTATTGACAGTTTATTCTGATACACCCGGTATAactaaatgaatattaaaacaattaccaTAAAAAGACCATGAAATAGTCCAACTAATATAACTGGTGGCTCATCCCATTGTGATATAATTGGAAATATCATAGTTAGCATCGAATTACCCAAAATACAGATTCCAAATAAATGTGTAGCTgaatatttataactaaaaatagcTGCAGGTATTTGTATAAGAACGTACATTATCTTGTACCAATATCTCATATTATATATCGTACCATAATTAGATTGGAGCTAAAAAAAGTCGAAACATTGTACCAAAACTGTACCCATTTACAAAACATTccggttttaaatttttgagataactaacaaaaattatcatacataatttatgaaattttgtataattatattacGCTTGGcaacatgtaaaaataaattttaagttactTACCACATCTTGAGAATACGAAAATATCGAAATAGTTAATATTAAACCAATATGTGAAAAAATCGCTAATGTGTATCTTTTGCTAAATTGATAAAACGGTAAACTTGGTGGATTTGAATTTGGTAAATTatgtctgaaaataaaaattttaatttaatcgtcaaataaactcattcggtaatttaaatatttacattgttGTGTCTCCATTATTACTGAGTTTCTTCTCCGTAGTAATTATTGCAGTTTGGCTAACCATTTTTTACCAGAGGGACAAGGCCCAccgttgtttttattttaactgaaaTTAAAAGAAGATCGTATCGTATGTTTTTTCGAAAGCTGATAGCTTAAAACTAGGCTTGAAacgaagtaaaaaattaatataacttcgtatttttggtaaatacaaatattgtatttgaaCATTAATCGGACATTTCTATAGTTTTAAGCTATTTAACTTATTTCGGGGAAAAAAAcccggaaaattttttttttgtcacttacGATTGTATTATTACAGCATCGATAAGGATTGTTGaatcaaaaacaacaaaaacgtgtgtttaaactttaattttcggtcaatttcaaaattgacaAGTACacaattgtaataaaaacaacataaaatcttttttctacGTATAATTAATAACAACTGCTGACAGTACTGACTGCTGAGTGTTGAACAACTTCACTAATATTGGCTGTGACACTGACCTTGCAAAAATATCATCCAGTGAAAATATATCTAGTGTAGGCGCTAGGAGAtgctaattattaaaaaactgcGAATGATTCTAAAGCttccaattattattttatatgttttctaaTTATACCATTTTTCTTAACGAAGGCTCCTTTCCAATGGAGGCTATTTCcattgttatattttcaaaaattgattaaaaataacatgaaattAAATTGTGATGCTAGATAGAACACTCTTCTATACAATTAGTAAAGGAGATGTCCACTGCGACTTGTTTAATGTTGGTTTTCCCAATGCTTCAAGCAAATTACAGTTACGAATGCTTATTTCGAGGAATGAGTGTTCTATAAAAAATGCTCTAGTAAAATTGCTCCGTTTTGGCATTATACACTCTTGAAGTTTGAAATCGTTTTTCTTCTATAACTTTAGAACAGATAGcgcgattttgataaaatttggtttgGTGATActgtttttcaaacaaaacaactCATATCAACCTTATAAGTAATTTCAATTCATGGGCGTAAAATGTAAGGTTTTTGGTAGCTAAAACTCCCCAAAATTTTAACGTCCATAGAGGTAAAGGATTTTAAGtatcaaaatgaattaataattaatttaaatgaatttaactgTTTACTACTACAAAAGGTTGCTctaccctactcgataggtttggttAATTTAAAGGAAGATCTTGCGTGGACAGGacaaaacaggctagagaaataataaacAAGATATCAagtcgaaacattttttttttttaatttagaaaattattattttttatttattataaaaatattaaatttgaatatttatgaaattaagtaacaatttaatttaatttagagatATCCAAactaaattgttaatatttaattcctGGAGCTTCGAGGAGAGGAGATCCAACTTCCGTGTTTACTCCCATAATTATGGTACTAATAGGCACATTCCTCTTTCTTCTCTTCTTTGTCCAAATCTTGTTGTTTACtagttccatacatgtaatacAATAATGCTCCACCCAAAAATATTAGCATGTAAGAGAAGTTGTAACAAGTgtactgaaattaaaaaaaaaaatttataaaaactttgatGTATAAAATTTCTAGGGATAATATTATTCACCTATAaagaaggttataaagaaggagaacgatcgctatagaaaatattgtccccaaaatatggacaaaataagtgaggcgctgggatcgctaagttgtctcattaaaagcgggctgttgtgcgctaatttcaaatgatctatcaacgtttaatatacgtgtatataatatcattcaaaggaaaaaaagcaaataatgaaattattattattattatttactaatgaataaattataaattatctattctactttataaatttatttatactactttataaatttgaatggtactagttgtactcataaacagctaacttcgcagatacttaccgacgacagcgcggctggtggctgaaaaatgaactataaattctacaaattttcagggacaggcaAATGCTTAAgcgcgtagcgatcgttctccttctctctaacctccatgAACTATATATTCACATACTAACAGCCATCAAGGcgctgaataattttttttttagaaataatattccCCGAGGTAGCGTGAATGTCACTTTTAAGTGTTTTACACTTTGTCCATGAATTTGTATACTTACATCAtctataaatctaaaaattttaatatttttaaaataatgttccaACATATAAACCATGTCCACTTCTATAATCATGTTCCTCAAAGCAATTGTAATTCCAGCATATTTTCCAGCTACATCCAAATGATTTGCAAATAATCCAACAAAtggtaaacaataaataattagtgCGATATACGATATTATGTTGTCTCCCGTCGCTGGATCCCAAACAAATTTAGGAACTATTAAAATTACGAGGACACTCAGTATCAAACCACcgcatatataaatttttcttaaatttgttgttgaaattgatttttttcgtaaaagtaAATCAGCCACGTAACTGGTtacaagaattattattaacttattgATATAGTAAAAGTTAATATAAAACATCAAATGCCCTACTTCCGATAACAATGGTCTTGTTAAGCTATGCACAAAATTAACAAGAATCAACGTAAATATTGGCatgttgaacaaaatttttttccaaggtATAGATGGCATTggtgttttatgttttatggtaatattttgttg
This genomic interval from Chrysoperla carnea chromosome 1, inChrCarn1.1, whole genome shotgun sequence contains the following:
- the LOC123306151 gene encoding vesicular glutamate transporter 1-like — translated: MVSQTAIITTEKKLSNNGDTTIHNLPNSNPPSLPFYQFSKRYTLAIFSHIGLILTISIFSYSQDVLQSNYGTIYNMRYWYKIMYVLIQIPAAIFSYKYSATHLFGICILGNSMLTMIFPIISQWDEPPVILVGLFHGLFMGAASPSFYSIWRYWTPPLERSTLMAIGCTGLISSGVIFNLISTSGLFNLENILNVYGFLGIFWFFAWHWVAFEHPSQHPSITEQELTYLQQNITIKHETTMPSIPWKKIFFNMPIFTLILVNFVHSLTRPMLSHVGHLIFFVNSYFFNKLLIILVISYVADLLLRKKSISTTNLRKIYICGGLILSVLVILIEPYFGWGPSIWDSIISYSALIIYCLPFVGLFANHLDIAGQYAGITIALTNMLIEVDMVYMLDHYLNIEIYQIIHFINRYTFNKFSYTIFVGVALLYYMYGTSKQQDLDKEEKKEEFTISTIIMGVNMEVRSPLLEAPGIKH